A section of the Devosia rhizoryzae genome encodes:
- a CDS encoding AI-2E family transporter, with protein sequence MPMPVPKAVSADMSQSQFERILGNAARLALIGIGFVVLLVSLQAGQVFLAPVMLAVVVGLMFGPVADRLEGWGVPPALSAGVVVLLLLSVIAGFAVIFAVPLSDWIARAPVIWEKLQQQIANLKEPLESLSSFQEQFSSVLGSDSAVSVTVEDGSAMTGMAMLAPAILAQVAIFLASLYFFVATRDHIRVSILSMCVTRRMRWRTAHIFREVEHKVSRFLLSVTMINLCVGTAVTLAMWAIGMPSPLLWGAMAAVLNYIPYVGQAVMITVLLMVGLGTETELFRILLPVICYASINFVEGQIFTPQFIGKTLTLNPFVIFLSITFWIWAWGPVGGLVAVPMLLIAQSVIAHVLPGKPVKPKRPVYRTRQMSDRDELLANAAQAVREQRLEEEAEPDKGQKRKEERLSPPAGTAPDGVDPAG encoded by the coding sequence ATGCCCATGCCTGTACCAAAGGCCGTTTCTGCCGACATGTCGCAAAGCCAATTTGAGCGAATTCTCGGCAATGCCGCACGGCTTGCCCTGATCGGTATCGGCTTTGTGGTCCTTCTGGTTTCGCTGCAGGCCGGTCAGGTGTTTCTGGCGCCGGTCATGCTGGCCGTCGTTGTCGGGTTGATGTTCGGCCCGGTTGCCGATCGGCTTGAGGGCTGGGGGGTGCCGCCGGCGCTTTCGGCAGGCGTAGTCGTGCTGCTGCTGTTGAGCGTCATCGCCGGCTTCGCCGTGATTTTCGCCGTGCCGCTCAGCGATTGGATCGCTCGGGCTCCGGTGATCTGGGAGAAGCTGCAGCAGCAGATCGCCAACCTCAAGGAGCCGCTCGAATCCCTGTCGAGCTTCCAGGAACAGTTCAGCTCGGTGCTGGGCTCGGATTCGGCAGTGTCGGTGACGGTCGAGGATGGGAGCGCCATGACTGGCATGGCGATGCTGGCGCCGGCGATCCTCGCGCAGGTTGCGATCTTTCTCGCCAGCCTCTACTTCTTCGTGGCCACGCGCGACCACATCCGGGTGTCGATCCTTTCCATGTGCGTGACGCGCCGGATGCGCTGGCGTACCGCTCATATTTTTCGCGAGGTCGAGCACAAGGTCAGCCGCTTCCTGCTTTCGGTGACCATGATCAATCTGTGCGTCGGCACGGCGGTGACGCTGGCCATGTGGGCGATCGGCATGCCGTCGCCGCTTCTGTGGGGCGCGATGGCGGCGGTGCTGAACTACATCCCTTATGTGGGGCAGGCGGTGATGATCACCGTGCTGCTGATGGTGGGACTCGGCACCGAAACGGAGCTGTTTCGTATTCTCCTGCCGGTCATCTGCTACGCCAGCATCAACTTCGTCGAAGGGCAGATTTTTACGCCGCAGTTCATCGGCAAGACGCTGACCCTCAATCCGTTCGTCATTTTCCTCTCGATTACATTCTGGATCTGGGCGTGGGGACCGGTGGGCGGCCTTGTAGCCGTGCCGATGCTGCTGATCGCGCAGTCGGTGATTGCCCATGTGCTGCCCGGCAAGCCGGTAAAGCCGAAACGTCCCGTCTACCGGACGCGGCAGATGAGCGACCGGGACGAGCTTCTGGCCAATGCTGCGCAGGCCGTCCGCGAGCAGCGACTGGAAGAAGAGGCTGAGCCGGACAAGGGCCAGAAGCGAAAGGAGGAGCGCTTGAGCCCGCCCGCCGGGACGGCACCGGATGGCGTCGACCCGGCTGGCTGA
- a CDS encoding nucleoside hydrolase yields the protein MSRKIIIDTDPGQDDAVAILLALASPEEIEVLGIVAVAGNVGLAQNAINARKVVELSGRTDIPVYAGCARPMRRTLVTAEHVHGDTGLNGPDLPDPQVPLQAQHGVDYIIDTLMNAEPKTVTLCTLGPLTNIAMALIKQPEIADRIQEIVMMGGAYFEVGNITPAAEFNIYVDPEAANVVMRCGGPITIQPLDVTHMIQSTPARLDAIKALGNRSGQAVYDMLTFSEGFDLKKYGWTGAPLHDPTVIAYLLQPELFEGRHCNVEIETASELTVGMTVVDYWHVTERPRNATYMRSGDADGFYKLLTERLARLP from the coding sequence ATGTCGCGCAAAATCATCATCGACACTGATCCTGGTCAGGACGATGCCGTCGCCATTCTTCTCGCCCTTGCCTCGCCTGAAGAGATCGAAGTGCTCGGCATCGTGGCAGTCGCCGGCAATGTCGGCCTTGCCCAAAATGCCATCAATGCGCGCAAGGTAGTCGAGCTATCCGGCCGCACCGACATCCCCGTCTATGCCGGCTGCGCCCGCCCCATGCGCCGCACCCTGGTGACCGCCGAACACGTCCACGGCGACACTGGTCTCAACGGCCCCGACCTCCCCGATCCGCAGGTCCCGCTGCAAGCCCAGCACGGCGTCGATTACATCATCGACACACTGATGAATGCCGAGCCGAAGACCGTGACCCTCTGCACGCTCGGACCGCTGACCAACATCGCCATGGCACTAATCAAACAGCCCGAGATTGCCGACCGCATCCAGGAAATCGTCATGATGGGCGGGGCGTATTTCGAGGTCGGCAACATCACGCCGGCCGCCGAATTCAACATCTATGTCGATCCCGAGGCCGCAAATGTGGTCATGCGCTGCGGTGGGCCGATCACCATCCAGCCACTCGACGTCACCCACATGATCCAGTCGACCCCTGCCCGCCTCGACGCTATCAAGGCCCTCGGCAACCGCAGCGGCCAGGCGGTCTACGACATGCTGACCTTCTCGGAAGGCTTCGACCTCAAGAAATACGGTTGGACCGGCGCCCCGCTGCACGACCCCACCGTCATCGCCTACCTGCTCCAGCCTGAGCTCTTCGAAGGCCGCCACTGCAATGTCGAAATCGAAACGGCAAGCGAGCTCACGGTCGGCATGACCGTGGTCGATTACTGGCACGTCACCGAGCGCCCCCGCAACGCCACCTACATGCGCAGCGGCGACGCGGACGGCTTCTACAAGCTGCTGACCGAACGGCTGGCGCGTCTGCCCTAG